The following coding sequences lie in one Phaenicophaeus curvirostris isolate KB17595 chromosome 5, BPBGC_Pcur_1.0, whole genome shotgun sequence genomic window:
- the LOC138720692 gene encoding LOW QUALITY PROTEIN: uncharacterized protein (The sequence of the model RefSeq protein was modified relative to this genomic sequence to represent the inferred CDS: inserted 1 base in 1 codon), which translates to MYPQKELEETRKLDKNSPHLRPLIKMEYSCINGEDTDPHICTKEMPYSATELAKLKKEYGRLTKESEREYVWRVSLTGGYQNQLSETEAEGYWGHGVFLTTADHQSPWTLTQRTAYWAGGLNPLERGEPLAITGTADQLLESIQKPACLQIVYERELIPGCESPMMLPINPVIMTPLIXGLPESLKPTGIGTQRTIASVGPVERLEAFLHKAAPGNRTFTRPKVWTWREVARALIDYSRKYCLVEPLEERSTGIRHKFNLPVLPSYASLMRDGPPGYVDLLED; encoded by the exons ATGTATCCACAGAAGGAATtggaagaaacaagaaaacttGATAAAAATTCCCCTCATTTAAGGCCCTTAATCAAAATGGAATATTCTTGTATTAATGGGGAGGACACAGACCCCCATATATGCACCAAGGAAATGCCCTATTCTGCCACTGAATTggcaaagttaaaaaaagagtATGGGCGTCTTACCAAAGAATCTGAAAGAGAATATGTGTGGCGTGTATCTTTAACTGGGGGTTATCAAAATCAATTGAGTGAAACGGAGGCTGAGGGTTATTGGGGCCACGGAGTTTTCTTAACAACAGCTGATCACCAGTCCCCATGGACCTTAACTCAGCGTACTGCTTACTGGGCTGGGGGGTTAAACCCTCTGGAAAGGGGCGAACCCTTGGCAATAACTGGCACAGCTGACCAATTACTAGAAAGCATACAAAAACCTGCTTGCCTGCAAATAGTATATGAGAGAGAGTTAATTCCTGGGTGTGAATCACCAATGATGTTGCCCATTAACCCAGTAATTATGACTCCCCTGA AGGGACTCCCTGAATCACTTAAACCCACAGGGATAGGTACCCAGAGAACCATAGCGTCTGTGGGTCCTGTGGAGAGGTTAGAGGCTTTTCTGCACAAAG CTGCGCCAGGTAACAGAACCTTTACTAGACCTAAAGTCTGGACATGGCGGGAGGTAGCACGAGCATTAATTGATTACAGTAGGAAATATTGTCTTGTGGAGCCTTTGGAAGAAAGATCAACGGGCATCCGACAC AAGTTCAACCTGCCTGTTCTCCCTTCTTATGCATCTCTTATGCGGGATGGACCACCTGGCTACGTAGATCTTCTCGAAGATTAG